Proteins encoded in a region of the Stieleria neptunia genome:
- a CDS encoding GNAT family acetyltransferase — MSILVRHYEPSDRDAVISLWDDVFPDSTGHNEPATSIQRKYDADDGLFFVAELDATVIGTVMAGYDGHRGWIYSLAVTPTQQRRGIGSTLIRHAEQALSNLDCPKINLQVRSQNDEVVAFYGSLGYDTEQRISMGKRLASHAKIGEPDDAREPPS, encoded by the coding sequence TTGTCCATTCTTGTACGACATTACGAGCCCAGCGATCGCGATGCCGTAATATCGCTATGGGATGACGTTTTCCCGGATTCAACCGGACACAATGAGCCTGCGACATCGATCCAACGCAAATACGACGCGGATGATGGCCTCTTCTTTGTAGCCGAGTTGGACGCGACCGTAATTGGAACGGTCATGGCGGGCTACGACGGACATCGGGGGTGGATCTACTCACTTGCGGTGACTCCGACGCAACAGCGACGCGGTATCGGCTCGACGCTGATTCGGCACGCGGAACAAGCACTTAGCAACCTTGACTGTCCCAAAATTAACCTTCAGGTCCGTTCACAAAACGACGAGGTCGTGGCCTTTTACGGTTCATTGGGATACGATACCGAGCAACGCATCAGCATGGGGAAACGCTTGGCATCCCACGCGAAAATCGGCGAACCAGACGATGCACGTGAGCCGCCGAGTTGA
- a CDS encoding GNAT family N-acetyltransferase produces MRKPYLTGPETTRLEHRVFTLDDASEFFALNGNPDVMHWTGEPLLTSLDAAREAIAKYPDFLEVGYGRWACVLKQTRAVIGFCGLKYLPELDVVDVGYRFHPEYWGHGFATEACAACLDFGFDTLRLREIFGFVLPMNVASIRVLEKVGMQSDGEVMYDGLLALRFVKRVPGIREPADARDPPS; encoded by the coding sequence GTGAGGAAGCCCTACTTAACCGGCCCCGAAACAACACGTCTCGAGCACCGCGTATTTACTCTTGACGACGCCTCTGAGTTCTTTGCCCTCAACGGCAACCCGGATGTGATGCATTGGACTGGCGAACCGCTACTCACTTCGCTCGACGCGGCGAGAGAGGCGATCGCAAAATATCCCGATTTTCTCGAAGTGGGCTATGGTCGCTGGGCGTGCGTTCTCAAACAGACACGGGCAGTCATTGGATTCTGCGGGCTGAAATACCTGCCCGAATTGGACGTGGTTGATGTTGGGTATCGCTTTCATCCCGAATATTGGGGCCATGGATTCGCAACAGAGGCTTGCGCAGCGTGCCTCGACTTCGGTTTCGATACGCTTCGCCTTCGCGAGATATTTGGGTTTGTGCTTCCAATGAACGTCGCATCCATTCGTGTGCTCGAAAAGGTCGGGATGCAGTCGGATGGCGAAGTGATGTACGATGGATTGCTGGCGTTGCGGTTCGTTA